The Zingiber officinale cultivar Zhangliang chromosome 9A, Zo_v1.1, whole genome shotgun sequence genome window below encodes:
- the LOC122021081 gene encoding G-type lectin S-receptor-like serine/threonine-protein kinase B120 isoform X2: MPLFLVLFLSLFFLLLLSSSLILVSHAASDTLRQGESLTDADGGTLVSSSDVFILGFFSPDNTSTNRYVGIWYHPNVSVTQGVVWVANRRRPISGLGGSIALSQSGDLTVLDGASNLVWSAGASGSSNATLQLMISGNLVISGAAAGDVMMWQSFDHPTDTFLPEMQVGLNATTGEPRLFTSWASPHDPAPGNYSMGIDPQGSAQIFIWEDIGGARVPRWRSGEWNGHKFIGTVMRTLNIYGFAYNAESRYFSYTPHNASLLRFVLRSDGVEQTWMQSPATRRWSAVWEQPTDECEVYGTCGAYGSCSLDGEQRPRCDCLFGFQPRSVEEWDAGNWTGGCVRRSKLACNNTSNSTGPDGFRKVEKMKLPAHAVWSSNSADEADCRDACSEDCSCLAYAFSVSDISCLVWKNDLVDIYQSTIFDYDLNIKLAASELGDKDRSTKRVALISSMSALASLLILCVCGFLFWKYNARQKDALKIQTKKENLMTCTRLSGTGNIASDFSSSILYGNEKQEGKGSDLSLFTFDTIQTATNYFCESNKLGKGGFGYVYKGMLPGGQEVAVKRLSRSSGQGLEEFKTEVILISKLQHRNLVRLLGYCIQGHEKILIYEYLPNKSLDAILFDPLKRDALDWDRRFIIIEGIARGLLYLHRDSRLRIVHRDLKASNILLDENMNPKISDFGMARMFGGNENQFNTNRVVGTFGYMSPEYAMEGFFSVKSDMYSFGILILEIIIGQRNSSFHDMANNINIVGYAWQMWHEERVAELIDPLIGSSSKIDQVIRCVHIALLCVQDRVSDRPEIDGVIRMMDNETSCLPLPRQPTFIVERSETESTTNHRPLSSPDVIEPVIHDESCDRPQIVG, translated from the exons ATGCCCCTTTTCCTcgtcctcttcctctccctcttcttcctcctcttgctCTCTTCATCCCTGATCCTCGTCTCTCATGCGGCTTCGGATACCTTGAGGCAGGGGGAATCTCTAACTGACGCTGACGGGGGAACTCTCGTCTCCTCTAGTGATGTCTTCATTCTGGGCTTCTTCAGCCCTGACAACACTTCCACCAACCGCTACGTCGGCATTTGGTACCACCCCAACGTTTCCGTCACCCAGGGCGTGGTCTGGGTGGCCAACCGCCGCCGCCCCATCAGCGGCTTAGGCGGCAGCATCGCGCTCTCCCAATCCGGCGATCTGACGGTGCTCGACGGGGCGAGCAACCTCGTTTGGAGCGCTGGTGCGTCCGGCAGCTCGAACGCGACCTTGCAGCTGATGATCAGTGGAAATCTAGTGATCAGTGGGGCCGCCGCCGGCGACGTGATGATGTGGCAGAGCTTCGACCACCCGACGGACACGTTCCTCCCGGAGATGCAGGTGGGGCTCAACGCGACGACGGGCGAGCCGCGTCTGTTCACGTCGTGGGCGAGCCCCCACGATCCGGCGCCGGGGAACTACTCGATGGGCATCGACCCGCAGGGCTCGGCTCAGATCTTCATCTGGGAAGATATCGGCGGTGCGCGGGTGCCGCGGTGGCGGTCGGGGGAGTGGAACGGGCACAAGTTCATCGGGACGGTGATGCGGACGCTGAACATCTACGGGTTCGCCTACAACGCGGAGAGTAGGTACTTCAGTTACACGCCGCACAACGCCTCGCTGTTGCGGTTCGTGTTGCGGTCGGACGGGGTGGAGCAGACGTGGATGCAGTCACCGGCGACGCGGCGGTGGAGCGCGGTCTGGGAGCAGCCCACCGACGAGTGCGAGGTGTACGGCACCTGCGGGGCCTACGGAAGCTGCTCCTTGGACGGCGAGCAGCGGCCGAGGTGCGACTGCCTATTCGGGTTCCAGCCGCGGTCCGTGGAGGAATGGGACGCAGGCAATTGGACCGGGGGTTGCGTGCGCCGGTCTAAATTGGCGTGCAACAATACCAGTAACAGCACTGGACCGGACGGGTTCCGGAAGGTGGAGAAGATGAAGCTGCCGGCCCACGCCGTCTGGTCCAGCAACTCGGCGGACGAGGCGGATTGCCGGGACGCCTGCTCGGAAGACTGCTCGTGCCTGGCCTATGCTTTCAGCGTCAGTGATATATCGTGCTTGGTGTGGAAGAACGACCTCGTCGACATTTACCAATCAACCATTTTCGACTACGATCTCAATATCAAGCTCGCTGCATCTGAATTGG GGGACAAGGACAGATCAACCAAAAGAGTTGCCCTGATTTCATCGATGTCAGCTTTGGCGTCTCTTCTCATTCTATGTGTATGTGGCTTCTTATTCTGGAAGTATAATGCAAGACAAAAAG ATGCTTTGAAGATCCAAACGAAAAAAGAGAACCTAATGACGTGTACACGGTTGAGTGGAACTGGAAACATAGCATCAGATTTTTCCAGCTCAATCTTATATGGAAACGAAAAGCAAGAAGGAAAAGGCTCAGATCTGTCACTATTTACATTTGACACTATCCAAACCGCAACAAACTATTTTTGCGAGTCAAATAAGCTCGGAAAAGGAGGCTTTGGCTATGTTTATAAG GGAATGTTACCTGGAGGACAAGAAGTGGCAGTGAAGAGGCTTTCAAGGAGTTCAGGTCAGGGCTTGGAGGAGTTCAAGACTGAAGTCATTCTCATCTCTAAATTGCAGCACAGGAACCTGGTCAGGTTGCTCGGCTATTGCATTCAAGGCCACGAAAAAATTCTCATCTATGAGTATCTCCCGAACAAAAGCTTGGATGCCATCCTATTTG ATCCTTTGAAGAGAGATGCACTAGATTGGGATAGAAGGTTCATCATCATAGAAGGTATTGCTCGTGGTCTTCTTTATCTTCACAGAGATTCAAGGTTGCGGATCGTCCATCGTGATCTGAAAGCTAGCAACATCTTGCTTGATGAAAACATGAACCCAAAGATATCAGACTTTGGAATGGCGAGAATGTTTGGAGGCAATGAGAACCAATTCAACACCAACCGTGTGGTTGGCACATT TGGTTATATGTCTCCTGAATACGCAATGGAAGGATTTTTTTCAGTGAAATCTGATATGTACAGCTTTGGGATCCTTATCTTGGAGATTATCATCGGTCAAAGAAATAGTAGCTTCCATGACATGGCGAATAATATCAACATCGTAGGATAT GCTTGGCAGATGTGGCACGAAGAAAGAGTAGCTGAACTAATAGATCCATTGATTGGATCATCATCCAAGATTGACCAAGTGATAAGATGTGTACATATAGCATTATTGTGCGTACAAGATCGAGTGAGTGATCGACCTGAAATCGACGGTGTCATTCGCATGATGGATAATGAAACAAGTTGTCTGCCCTTGCCGAGACAACCCACATTTATAGTAGAGAGAAGTGAGACAGAATCAACCACCAACCATCGACCCTTATCTAGTCCCGATGTTATCGAGCCCGTGATACACGATGAGTCTTGTGATCGACCTCAAATAGTTGGGTaa
- the LOC122021081 gene encoding G-type lectin S-receptor-like serine/threonine-protein kinase B120 isoform X3: MPLFLVLFLSLFFLLLLSSSLILVSHAASDTLRQGESLTDADGGTLVSSSDVFILGFFSPDNTSTNRYVGIWYHPNVSVTQGVVWVANRRRPISGLGGSIALSQSGDLTVLDGASNLVWSAGASGSSNATLQLMISGNLVISGAAAGDVMMWQSFDHPTDTFLPEMQVGLNATTGEPRLFTSWASPHDPAPGNYSMGIDPQGSAQIFIWEDIGGARVPRWRSGEWNGHKFIGTVMRTLNIYGFAYNAESRYFSYTPHNASLLRFVLRSDGVEQTWMQSPATRRWSAVWEQPTDECEVYGTCGAYGSCSLDGEQRPRCDCLFGFQPRSVEEWDAGNWTGGCVRRSKLACNNTSNSTGPDGFRKVEKMKLPAHAVWSSNSADEADCRDACSEDCSCLAYAFSVSDISCLVWKNDLVDIYQSTIFDYDLNIKLAASELGDKDRSTKRVALISSMSALASLLILCVCGFLFWKYNARQKDALKIQTKKENLMTCTRLSGTGNIASDFSSSILYGNEKQEGKGSDLSLFTFDTIQTATNYFCESNKLGKGGFGYVYKGMLPGGQEVAVKRLSRSSGQGLEEFKTEVILISKLQHRNLVRLLGYCIQGHEKILIYEYLPNKSLDAILFDPLKRDALDWDRRFIIIEGIARGLLYLHRDSRLRIVHRDLKASNILLDENMNPKISDFGMARMFGGNENQFNTNRVVGTL; this comes from the exons ATGCCCCTTTTCCTcgtcctcttcctctccctcttcttcctcctcttgctCTCTTCATCCCTGATCCTCGTCTCTCATGCGGCTTCGGATACCTTGAGGCAGGGGGAATCTCTAACTGACGCTGACGGGGGAACTCTCGTCTCCTCTAGTGATGTCTTCATTCTGGGCTTCTTCAGCCCTGACAACACTTCCACCAACCGCTACGTCGGCATTTGGTACCACCCCAACGTTTCCGTCACCCAGGGCGTGGTCTGGGTGGCCAACCGCCGCCGCCCCATCAGCGGCTTAGGCGGCAGCATCGCGCTCTCCCAATCCGGCGATCTGACGGTGCTCGACGGGGCGAGCAACCTCGTTTGGAGCGCTGGTGCGTCCGGCAGCTCGAACGCGACCTTGCAGCTGATGATCAGTGGAAATCTAGTGATCAGTGGGGCCGCCGCCGGCGACGTGATGATGTGGCAGAGCTTCGACCACCCGACGGACACGTTCCTCCCGGAGATGCAGGTGGGGCTCAACGCGACGACGGGCGAGCCGCGTCTGTTCACGTCGTGGGCGAGCCCCCACGATCCGGCGCCGGGGAACTACTCGATGGGCATCGACCCGCAGGGCTCGGCTCAGATCTTCATCTGGGAAGATATCGGCGGTGCGCGGGTGCCGCGGTGGCGGTCGGGGGAGTGGAACGGGCACAAGTTCATCGGGACGGTGATGCGGACGCTGAACATCTACGGGTTCGCCTACAACGCGGAGAGTAGGTACTTCAGTTACACGCCGCACAACGCCTCGCTGTTGCGGTTCGTGTTGCGGTCGGACGGGGTGGAGCAGACGTGGATGCAGTCACCGGCGACGCGGCGGTGGAGCGCGGTCTGGGAGCAGCCCACCGACGAGTGCGAGGTGTACGGCACCTGCGGGGCCTACGGAAGCTGCTCCTTGGACGGCGAGCAGCGGCCGAGGTGCGACTGCCTATTCGGGTTCCAGCCGCGGTCCGTGGAGGAATGGGACGCAGGCAATTGGACCGGGGGTTGCGTGCGCCGGTCTAAATTGGCGTGCAACAATACCAGTAACAGCACTGGACCGGACGGGTTCCGGAAGGTGGAGAAGATGAAGCTGCCGGCCCACGCCGTCTGGTCCAGCAACTCGGCGGACGAGGCGGATTGCCGGGACGCCTGCTCGGAAGACTGCTCGTGCCTGGCCTATGCTTTCAGCGTCAGTGATATATCGTGCTTGGTGTGGAAGAACGACCTCGTCGACATTTACCAATCAACCATTTTCGACTACGATCTCAATATCAAGCTCGCTGCATCTGAATTGG GGGACAAGGACAGATCAACCAAAAGAGTTGCCCTGATTTCATCGATGTCAGCTTTGGCGTCTCTTCTCATTCTATGTGTATGTGGCTTCTTATTCTGGAAGTATAATGCAAGACAAAAAG ATGCTTTGAAGATCCAAACGAAAAAAGAGAACCTAATGACGTGTACACGGTTGAGTGGAACTGGAAACATAGCATCAGATTTTTCCAGCTCAATCTTATATGGAAACGAAAAGCAAGAAGGAAAAGGCTCAGATCTGTCACTATTTACATTTGACACTATCCAAACCGCAACAAACTATTTTTGCGAGTCAAATAAGCTCGGAAAAGGAGGCTTTGGCTATGTTTATAAG GGAATGTTACCTGGAGGACAAGAAGTGGCAGTGAAGAGGCTTTCAAGGAGTTCAGGTCAGGGCTTGGAGGAGTTCAAGACTGAAGTCATTCTCATCTCTAAATTGCAGCACAGGAACCTGGTCAGGTTGCTCGGCTATTGCATTCAAGGCCACGAAAAAATTCTCATCTATGAGTATCTCCCGAACAAAAGCTTGGATGCCATCCTATTTG ATCCTTTGAAGAGAGATGCACTAGATTGGGATAGAAGGTTCATCATCATAGAAGGTATTGCTCGTGGTCTTCTTTATCTTCACAGAGATTCAAGGTTGCGGATCGTCCATCGTGATCTGAAAGCTAGCAACATCTTGCTTGATGAAAACATGAACCCAAAGATATCAGACTTTGGAATGGCGAGAATGTTTGGAGGCAATGAGAACCAATTCAACACCAACCGTGTGGTTGGCACATTGTAG
- the LOC122021081 gene encoding G-type lectin S-receptor-like serine/threonine-protein kinase B120 isoform X1, translated as MPLFLVLFLSLFFLLLLSSSLILVSHAASDTLRQGESLTDADGGTLVSSSDVFILGFFSPDNTSTNRYVGIWYHPNVSVTQGVVWVANRRRPISGLGGSIALSQSGDLTVLDGASNLVWSAGASGSSNATLQLMISGNLVISGAAAGDVMMWQSFDHPTDTFLPEMQVGLNATTGEPRLFTSWASPHDPAPGNYSMGIDPQGSAQIFIWEDIGGARVPRWRSGEWNGHKFIGTVMRTLNIYGFAYNAESRYFSYTPHNASLLRFVLRSDGVEQTWMQSPATRRWSAVWEQPTDECEVYGTCGAYGSCSLDGEQRPRCDCLFGFQPRSVEEWDAGNWTGGCVRRSKLACNNTSNSTGPDGFRKVEKMKLPAHAVWSSNSADEADCRDACSEDCSCLAYAFSVSDISCLVWKNDLVDIYQSTIFDYDLNIKLAASELGDKDRSTKRVALISSMSALASLLILCVCGFLFWKYNARQKDALKIQTKKENLMTCTRLSGTGNIASDFSSSILYGNEKQEGKGSDLSLFTFDTIQTATNYFCESNKLGKGGFGYVYKGMLPGGQEVAVKRLSRSSGQGLEEFKTEVILISKLQHRNLVRLLGYCIQGHEKILIYEYLPNKSLDAILFDPLKRDALDWDRRFIIIEGIARGLLYLHRDSRLRIVHRDLKASNILLDENMNPKISDFGMARMFGGNENQFNTNRVVGTFGYMSPEYAMEGFFSVKSDMYSFGILILEIIIGQRNSSFHDMANNINIVGYAWQMWHEERVAELIDPLIGSSSKIDQVIRCVHIALLCVQDRVSDRPEIDGVIRMMDNETSCLPLPRQPTFIVERSETESTTNHRPLSSPDVIEPVIHDESCDRPQIVGIAHTLP; from the exons ATGCCCCTTTTCCTcgtcctcttcctctccctcttcttcctcctcttgctCTCTTCATCCCTGATCCTCGTCTCTCATGCGGCTTCGGATACCTTGAGGCAGGGGGAATCTCTAACTGACGCTGACGGGGGAACTCTCGTCTCCTCTAGTGATGTCTTCATTCTGGGCTTCTTCAGCCCTGACAACACTTCCACCAACCGCTACGTCGGCATTTGGTACCACCCCAACGTTTCCGTCACCCAGGGCGTGGTCTGGGTGGCCAACCGCCGCCGCCCCATCAGCGGCTTAGGCGGCAGCATCGCGCTCTCCCAATCCGGCGATCTGACGGTGCTCGACGGGGCGAGCAACCTCGTTTGGAGCGCTGGTGCGTCCGGCAGCTCGAACGCGACCTTGCAGCTGATGATCAGTGGAAATCTAGTGATCAGTGGGGCCGCCGCCGGCGACGTGATGATGTGGCAGAGCTTCGACCACCCGACGGACACGTTCCTCCCGGAGATGCAGGTGGGGCTCAACGCGACGACGGGCGAGCCGCGTCTGTTCACGTCGTGGGCGAGCCCCCACGATCCGGCGCCGGGGAACTACTCGATGGGCATCGACCCGCAGGGCTCGGCTCAGATCTTCATCTGGGAAGATATCGGCGGTGCGCGGGTGCCGCGGTGGCGGTCGGGGGAGTGGAACGGGCACAAGTTCATCGGGACGGTGATGCGGACGCTGAACATCTACGGGTTCGCCTACAACGCGGAGAGTAGGTACTTCAGTTACACGCCGCACAACGCCTCGCTGTTGCGGTTCGTGTTGCGGTCGGACGGGGTGGAGCAGACGTGGATGCAGTCACCGGCGACGCGGCGGTGGAGCGCGGTCTGGGAGCAGCCCACCGACGAGTGCGAGGTGTACGGCACCTGCGGGGCCTACGGAAGCTGCTCCTTGGACGGCGAGCAGCGGCCGAGGTGCGACTGCCTATTCGGGTTCCAGCCGCGGTCCGTGGAGGAATGGGACGCAGGCAATTGGACCGGGGGTTGCGTGCGCCGGTCTAAATTGGCGTGCAACAATACCAGTAACAGCACTGGACCGGACGGGTTCCGGAAGGTGGAGAAGATGAAGCTGCCGGCCCACGCCGTCTGGTCCAGCAACTCGGCGGACGAGGCGGATTGCCGGGACGCCTGCTCGGAAGACTGCTCGTGCCTGGCCTATGCTTTCAGCGTCAGTGATATATCGTGCTTGGTGTGGAAGAACGACCTCGTCGACATTTACCAATCAACCATTTTCGACTACGATCTCAATATCAAGCTCGCTGCATCTGAATTGG GGGACAAGGACAGATCAACCAAAAGAGTTGCCCTGATTTCATCGATGTCAGCTTTGGCGTCTCTTCTCATTCTATGTGTATGTGGCTTCTTATTCTGGAAGTATAATGCAAGACAAAAAG ATGCTTTGAAGATCCAAACGAAAAAAGAGAACCTAATGACGTGTACACGGTTGAGTGGAACTGGAAACATAGCATCAGATTTTTCCAGCTCAATCTTATATGGAAACGAAAAGCAAGAAGGAAAAGGCTCAGATCTGTCACTATTTACATTTGACACTATCCAAACCGCAACAAACTATTTTTGCGAGTCAAATAAGCTCGGAAAAGGAGGCTTTGGCTATGTTTATAAG GGAATGTTACCTGGAGGACAAGAAGTGGCAGTGAAGAGGCTTTCAAGGAGTTCAGGTCAGGGCTTGGAGGAGTTCAAGACTGAAGTCATTCTCATCTCTAAATTGCAGCACAGGAACCTGGTCAGGTTGCTCGGCTATTGCATTCAAGGCCACGAAAAAATTCTCATCTATGAGTATCTCCCGAACAAAAGCTTGGATGCCATCCTATTTG ATCCTTTGAAGAGAGATGCACTAGATTGGGATAGAAGGTTCATCATCATAGAAGGTATTGCTCGTGGTCTTCTTTATCTTCACAGAGATTCAAGGTTGCGGATCGTCCATCGTGATCTGAAAGCTAGCAACATCTTGCTTGATGAAAACATGAACCCAAAGATATCAGACTTTGGAATGGCGAGAATGTTTGGAGGCAATGAGAACCAATTCAACACCAACCGTGTGGTTGGCACATT TGGTTATATGTCTCCTGAATACGCAATGGAAGGATTTTTTTCAGTGAAATCTGATATGTACAGCTTTGGGATCCTTATCTTGGAGATTATCATCGGTCAAAGAAATAGTAGCTTCCATGACATGGCGAATAATATCAACATCGTAGGATAT GCTTGGCAGATGTGGCACGAAGAAAGAGTAGCTGAACTAATAGATCCATTGATTGGATCATCATCCAAGATTGACCAAGTGATAAGATGTGTACATATAGCATTATTGTGCGTACAAGATCGAGTGAGTGATCGACCTGAAATCGACGGTGTCATTCGCATGATGGATAATGAAACAAGTTGTCTGCCCTTGCCGAGACAACCCACATTTATAGTAGAGAGAAGTGAGACAGAATCAACCACCAACCATCGACCCTTATCTAGTCCCGATGTTATCGAGCCCGTGATACACGATGAGTCTTGTGATCGACCTCAAATAGTTGG GATTGCGCATACACTTCCATAA